The Pectinophora gossypiella chromosome 10, ilPecGoss1.1, whole genome shotgun sequence genome contains a region encoding:
- the LOC126370098 gene encoding F-box/LRR-repeat protein fbxl-1-like: MVHLEMMGVPNNTLTINDLPNEILIYIFSMIDFESLLAVAKVCMRWQQLCLTPCVWDNTRLIVCMKNYVRISENIVPFVARYLKNVKLQYFKLYSQVRASLISYCPNLTHLEISISQVDSCIFDDLCHWPNLRFLSFRNSLIVQNPENANGNFVYHLPFEKLKYLETLILSNFALTQNSLYSMLQCTHLVSINMEKMKNIPADFLESLLRTKQSSLRALHIYGDTLNDDIVHYISNCRLLQVLHIMTCKTLFDSSLRHLYRLKNLESLKLRHGYFSTSALLAYFSNNTFHHLTYLSLSRCLHVSMQVAKVIKTSAPNLKELSFYLCPFIIAPDFNRSELEKLFNIQLLLD, from the coding sequence ATGGTGCACCTCGAAATGATGGGAGTACCCAACAACACACTCACCATAAATGACCTGCCCAACgaaatacttatttacatattttctatGATAGATTTTGAGTCTCTGTTAGCAGTGGCTAAAGTGTGTATGCGGTGGCAGCAGCTCTGCCTGACTCCATGCGTGTGGGACAACACACGGCTCATAGTCTGCATGAAGAACTATGTCAGGATCAGCGAGAACATTGTGCCTTTTGTCGCTAGGTATTTAAAGAATGTCAAGTTACAGTATTTCAAATTGTATTCTCAAGTCAGGGCTTCCTTGATAAGCTATTGTCCTAATTTGACTCATTTAGAAATAAGTATATCTCAAGTGGACAGCTGTATTTTTGATGATCTTTGTCACTGGCCTAATTTGAGATTTCTTAGTTTTCGCAATTCTCTTATAGTACAAAATCCAGAGAATGCCAATGGAAATTTTGTGTACCATTTGccttttgaaaaattaaaataccttGAGACACTTATCTTGTCAAACTTTGCATTAACACAAAATAGTTTGTACAGCATGTTGCAGTGTACCCACCTCGTTAGTATAAATATGGAGAAAATGAAGAACATCCCCGCTGACTTTCTGGAGTCTTTGTTGAGAACTAAACAGTCCTCCTTGAGAGCATTGCACATCTATGGGGACACATTGAACGATGACATTGTGCACTACATATCCAACTGCAGGTTGTTGCAAGTACTGCACATCATGACATGCAAAACTTTATTTGACTCTAGTTTAAGGCATTTGTATAGACTCAAAAATTTAGAATCACTGAAGTTGCGTCATGGATATTTTTCAACTTCTGCTTTGCTTGCATATTTCTCCAACAACACGTTTCACCATCTGACCTACTTAAGCCTCTCAAGGTGTCTGCATGTATCTATGCAGGTCGCTAAAGTCATCAAAACCAGTGCACCCAATCTCAAGGAACTGTCATTCTACCTCTGCCCATTTATCATTGCCCCAGACTTTAACAGGTCAGAGTTAGAGAAACTGTTCAATATACAGCTGTTGCTTGATTGA
- the LOC126370125 gene encoding glutathione S-transferase 1-1, translating to MPLKLYAVSDGPPSLSVRQTLSTLQVPFTLVNVDYGQGEHMTEEYAKMNPQKEIPVLDDDGFFLGESNAIMQYICDKYKPDSTLYPKNPKDRAIVNHRLCFNLSTYYANISAYTMAPIFFDYERTPFGLKKVHMALDVFETYLTRLGTSHAAANHLTIADFPLFNSTMTLEAIGFDFSKYAKIHKWYNDFKKSYPNLWKISEDAMKEIQHFAAHPPDLTHLNHPIHPARKIK from the exons ATGCCCCTGAAGTTGTACGCGGTATCAGACGGGCCGCCCTCGCTGTCGGTGCGGCAGACACTGTCCACCCTGCAGGTGCCCTTCACGCTCGTCAACGTCGACTACGGACAGGGCGAACACATGACAGAGGAATATGCTAAG ATGAACCCTCAGAAAGAGATCCCAGTGTTGGACGATGATGGTTTCTTCTTGGGCGAAAGCAACGCCATTATGCAGTACATTTGCGACAAATACAAACCAGACTCTACTCTTTACCCTAAAAATCCAAAAGACAG GGCCATTGTGAACCATCGTTTGTGTTTCAACCTCTCTACGTATTACGCAAATATTTCAGCATATACA ATGGCGCCAATATTTTTCGATTACGAGCGCACTCCTTTTGGCCTGAAAAAGGTCCATATGGCTCTGGATGTATTCGAGACATACCTCACCAGACTGGGCACCAGCCATGCTGCTGCTAACCACCTCACCATCGCTGACTTCCCACTCTTTAACTCTACCATGACTCTTGAAGCGATTGGGTTCGACTTCTCTAAGTATGCCAAG ATCCATAAATGGTACAATGACTTCAAGAAGAGCTATCCGAACTTGTGGAAGATCTCAGAAGATGCCATGAAAGAAATCCAGCACTTCGCTGCACATCCACCTGATCTGACCCACCTCAACCATCCCATACACCCAGCAAGGAAGATCAAATAA
- the LOC126370155 gene encoding uncharacterized protein LOC126370155, producing the protein MAHITSFLVLSCVFLASYSFVLNSNVNTKEVPVLEVVSVAVEELPTNSFPKDSSPTSLDVSSSMSTDVSSPISKVENEIVPVETQNVEVDTSNRFGSTNSDKKCAGVGEFCMYHSDCCSYACLGYMKRCVSG; encoded by the exons ATGGCTCACATCACTTCGTTTCTGGTTCTCTCTTGCGTATTCCTCGCCAGTTACAGCTTCGTCTTAAATAGCAATGTCAACACTAAGGAAGTGCCGGTTCTTGAAGTTGTTTCTGTAGCTGTTGAAGAACTGCCCACGAACAGTTTTCCCAAGGACAGTTCTCCTACGTCATTAGATGTCTCTTCCTCCATGTCCACGGATGTATCATCTCCTATATCCAAAGTGGAGAATGAGATTGTACCGGTAGAAACACAGAACGTAGAGGTAGACACCTCGAATCGCTTCGGTAGCACCAACAGTGACAAGAAATGTGCTGGCGTTGGGGAATTT TGTATGTACCACAGCGATTGCTGCTCTTACGCCTGCCTGGGGTACATGAAGAGATGTGTTTCCGGATGA